In Persicimonas caeni, a single window of DNA contains:
- a CDS encoding Flp family type IVb pilin yields MEALKNLLVAFHNDEDGATATEYIILLILIACFVIAIVKVFGETASSKFNEAENAVDTQVTF; encoded by the coding sequence ATGGAAGCTCTCAAGAACCTGCTGGTCGCATTTCACAACGACGAAGACGGCGCTACCGCTACCGAGTACATCATCCTTCTGATTCTCATCGCTTGCTTCGTCATCGCCATCGTCAAGGTGTTCGGTGAGACGGCCAGCTCGAAGTTCAACGAGGCCGAGAACGCTGTCGACACTCAGGTCACGTTCTGA
- a CDS encoding A24 family peptidase, whose protein sequence is MKTIVQSELWVQLIIFAPLGAFLVTAAIMDAVSAHNDEEGKGRIPNKLSYSSVLVGLVCHTAAFGLDGLLAGLLAVVVTFVIGIFLAAPGWLGGGDVKLLMGVGAFMGLSGLGEILFYAVFAGSALGLVKALFTGYLKDMIVRMFRFLRGLYRMLVYKTSMVREDLETDPRSRMPFAVPILAGAILAYTEAVYGWPGLLSWFLRPFGG, encoded by the coding sequence ATGAAGACGATCGTCCAATCCGAGCTGTGGGTTCAACTCATCATCTTCGCCCCCTTGGGCGCCTTTCTCGTCACCGCGGCGATCATGGACGCGGTCTCGGCACACAACGACGAGGAGGGCAAAGGGCGCATCCCCAACAAGTTGAGCTACTCGTCGGTGCTGGTGGGGCTGGTCTGCCACACCGCTGCCTTCGGCCTCGACGGCCTGTTGGCCGGACTCCTGGCGGTGGTGGTCACCTTCGTCATCGGCATCTTTCTGGCCGCCCCGGGCTGGCTGGGAGGCGGTGACGTCAAGCTGTTGATGGGCGTGGGCGCATTTATGGGGCTGTCCGGCCTGGGCGAGATTCTCTTCTACGCCGTCTTCGCCGGCTCGGCTCTCGGGCTGGTCAAGGCGCTGTTCACCGGCTACCTCAAAGACATGATCGTGCGTATGTTCCGCTTCCTGCGCGGGCTCTATCGCATGCTCGTCTACAAGACCTCGATGGTGCGCGAAGACCTGGAGACCGACCCGCGCTCGCGCATGCCCTTTGCGGTGCCGATTTTGGCGGGGGCGATTCTGGCGTATACCGAGGCAGTTTATGGCTGGCCGGGGTTGTTGAGTTGGTTTTTGAGGCCGTTTGGGGGGTGA
- the thiO gene encoding glycine oxidase ThiO, whose product MQTTQIAVVGAGIAGLGVGLELVERGFEVTIFERDEVGRGASWAAAGMLAPTAEVTFEEEALLRLGQKSLAMYPDFIARLEEASGMDVDYRDEGTLMVALDRDDAEELQRVHDYHRELGLEVDKLSADEARELEPGLVPNLHSALYIRTDHQVDPRRMTRAMAKAFERAGGTLHEHTAIARVECGERVEAVVTDAGERIACETLLVAAGAWTRGLEGIPRELLPRVRPVRGQMLSIDLGEPPLCERVIRAPDAYLVPKSDGRLIVGATSEEMGFDPQLTAGGVFELLRGAWETLPGIYDQHLLDMWTGFRPVTLDNLPVLGPSELDGLWFATGHGRNGILLTAVTAECLAEAIATGHTPDALQGFTPARLAR is encoded by the coding sequence ATGCAAACCACACAAATTGCAGTTGTTGGAGCCGGCATTGCCGGCTTGGGCGTGGGCCTCGAGCTCGTCGAGCGCGGCTTCGAGGTCACCATCTTCGAGCGCGATGAGGTCGGTCGCGGGGCGAGCTGGGCGGCGGCGGGCATGCTCGCGCCGACCGCGGAGGTCACCTTCGAGGAGGAGGCGCTTTTGAGGCTCGGCCAGAAGAGCCTGGCGATGTACCCCGACTTCATCGCGCGCCTCGAAGAAGCCAGCGGCATGGACGTCGACTACCGCGACGAGGGGACCTTGATGGTTGCCCTCGATCGCGATGACGCCGAGGAGCTCCAGCGCGTCCATGATTACCACCGCGAGCTCGGCCTCGAGGTCGATAAATTGAGCGCCGACGAGGCGCGCGAGCTCGAGCCGGGGCTGGTGCCCAACCTGCACTCGGCGCTGTATATCCGCACCGACCACCAGGTCGACCCGCGCCGGATGACCCGCGCGATGGCCAAGGCCTTCGAGCGCGCCGGCGGCACGCTGCACGAGCACACGGCGATTGCGCGCGTCGAGTGTGGCGAGCGCGTCGAAGCCGTGGTGACCGACGCGGGCGAGCGCATCGCCTGCGAGACGCTGCTCGTGGCCGCGGGCGCTTGGACGCGCGGGCTCGAAGGCATCCCCAGAGAGCTCTTGCCGCGCGTGCGCCCGGTGCGTGGGCAGATGCTCTCTATCGACCTGGGCGAGCCGCCACTGTGTGAGCGTGTCATTCGCGCGCCCGACGCCTACCTGGTGCCCAAATCCGACGGCCGGCTCATCGTGGGCGCGACCAGCGAGGAGATGGGCTTCGATCCCCAGTTGACGGCCGGCGGCGTCTTCGAATTGCTGCGCGGGGCGTGGGAGACGCTTCCGGGCATCTACGACCAACACCTGCTCGACATGTGGACGGGTTTTCGCCCGGTGACCCTCGACAACTTGCCGGTGCTCGGCCCCTCCGAGCTCGACGGGTTGTGGTTTGCCACCGGCCACGGCCGAAATGGCATCTTGCTTACCGCAGTCACCGCCGAGTGCCTGGCCGAGGCGATCGCCACCGGCCATACTCCCGACGCGTTGCAGGGCTTTACACCCGCGCGGCTTGCGAGGTAG